Below is a genomic region from Vitis riparia cultivar Riparia Gloire de Montpellier isolate 1030 chromosome 16, EGFV_Vit.rip_1.0, whole genome shotgun sequence.
TGATCATCATAGTACTTTGACCACAGCATCACGCCTCCATACTTGGCTGATCTCTTAATGACCGGAAGAATTTGAGAGGTCAACACATTGGCCGGAATAAACCCACTTCCGGCAGCTGCAGAGGATGCCGGCAGGCCCATGAAGATCCGTGAATTTATCGATGAAGTCCACCGGTTCCAAGAATTCAGAAGGTTATTGGTGTTGCCAGAAGAATACTGGCATGAGGGATTGTTATAGAATTGCACCCAGACATAGTCAAAAAGGCCTGTGTTAAGGGCAGTGCCCAGGAACTTATCTGGGAATGGACATTGAGGGGCTGCAGTGAGGTATACCTTCCTTCCACGCTTGCTGAAACCCGATAAGGCCCGAGCAAGGTCATCCCAGTGCTGGGTCGAACCGAGCTCGATGTCGAAGTCTATGCCATCTAATACTGCATCACCTAATGGCCGAGACGATGATTGTCCTCCCAAGAAGTTGTTCCACAGATAATTGGCTACGTTTTGGGCATCATTGGAAGAGGACAGAGAGTAACTTCCAACCCCACCACCTATAGAGAGCATAACCTTAATGCCTCGATTTTGGCAGTTTCTTATGCCGGTACTGACGGAGGTGCAGCCATTGGAAGCAGGGTTGCAATGGCCAGCAAGGTTGATTTCAGGGGTCTGGCCATTGCCGAACTTGTTGAGGAAGGCTATGTTGACGTAGGAGTATTTTCCGGTGTTGCAGGTTTGAGTTAGGGTCCCTTCATTGCCGTTTTGGCCCCAGTAGATGGCGATGCCACCAGCATAAGAGGTCTGGAGGAGGGCTAGGACTGAGAGGGAGATGAGCAGAGGTGTGGATTGGGGGGTTCTAGCCATTCTTGCAGGAGGCTGTCTGGCCTGTGCTTGAATAACGTGTATGTGGGGGTACGTCCTTTTTATAGAGTTTTAGAGCAGGGGCTCGTGACTCGCAAACTTTGACTGAGTCATGTATTTTTTCGTATAGGTCtataaatattaacaaattacGGGATTGAGATAATCTTGTAAAGAAGAtattaaaatgttattataGTGAGATGAGCTTTCAGAGATAGATAAATGGAGGTGGAGGAGGAGTGGGAGACAATCAACATAGGATGCAAGTCTGTATCCTGGAAGTTTCCCTTGAATGCTGGACATTGTCATCACCTCACATTTCTTTTGGAATGATTCTAACGTGCGTGACTTTAGTTCAAATGACTTTTTGTAaaagtgttatttatttatttattattttttatttatttatatttcttttatagaattttctattaaaaatgtatttgatagtggttttaaaaaatattttaaaataaattttgttaagtattaaaaagattaaaaatattttataaaatcactacAAAACGGACGGACtctaattgtaaaaatatttttaacatattcatttattaagtGTTTCTTTGTATCCTCTGTgaatttgacaatatttttactttaaacgtttttagtaaaagtgttttatttgaaagtgtttttaaaagaataatttatttaaaaaatatttttaatatttctaatagttaaaaaatcaaaattttaaatattaaaaaaattaaatgtacttttagaatcattatcaaatcACTTTTATTATAGtacatttgatagtaattttaggaaatatttttagtctttttagtactttaaaaataaaattttttaagtattaaaaatattaaaaatactttcaagaatcattattaaataatgatttttaatatttttaaaaatattttctaaattcttttacacacttaatttttttaaaaaacaattttgactAAAACTACTTTCTAGATGAGTTTGTCACTTACATGTGACTTTCTCATCTTACAGTCGAAGGAATCAAGTTGAGCAGGGTTGAAGCAGGCTGCTGGTTCCATTGAAGTCGTCTCCACCGAGCTTTTAATGCCTCTGAAAATGTCAAAAGTTGCAACTGGTGCGGGGC
It encodes:
- the LOC117933066 gene encoding acidic endochitinase, whose protein sequence is MARTPQSTPLLISLSVLALLQTSYAGGIAIYWGQNGNEGTLTQTCNTGKYSYVNIAFLNKFGNGQTPEINLAGHCNPASNGCTSVSTGIRNCQNRGIKVMLSIGGGVGSYSLSSSNDAQNVANYLWNNFLGGQSSSRPLGDAVLDGIDFDIELGSTQHWDDLARALSGFSKRGRKVYLTAAPQCPFPDKFLGTALNTGLFDYVWVQFYNNPSCQYSSGNTNNLLNSWNRWTSSINSRIFMGLPASSAAAGSGFIPANVLTSQILPVIKRSAKYGGVMLWSKYYDDQSGYSSTIKSSV